One part of the Brachyspira sp. SAP_772 genome encodes these proteins:
- a CDS encoding tetratricopeptide repeat protein, with protein MNIIKKINQLHKRWNTMNIIKEINKLNKNAEHEKIIEIITAIPKEQRDTELFSLLARAYNNTKRYDEALDNLMYIREECIDDALWNYRIGYAYYYKGDKEKAEMHFKKVYDLNNEDTDAYNFYMLCTEDKDDGINFEERVNRFWKWFEENEKVISDYIDKKSDMSSEEIIKFVSNGVGLISNNLKFNFGGNYEFTFTVESKEYLFYLTPRISAAMPEKLKSKWKFFPYMPKQDIDDANFVVYDKDLSFKEILVSAEYDEDDNFFNLKFFNEKLNQLNENYAYNAFYVMLEHAVGENIFKLYLLGNVKKSNKKLDGMIELTKLYDFIMDTLKKENNDIITDPIDNYIDYDCMPKNNFFREDIFMGSTCYKELISDYADENVRAIVNISKMGARAVYLAYELLDNKDDVYDDENVKKFLDERDKIANELESIMGEKGSGKEIGILLGSAFGILCGYIDLLLYNQDEFIKRAEEVLKKYNHKFKLLRFRQYSETIKTFND; from the coding sequence ATGAATATAATAAAAAAAATAAATCAATTACATAAAAGATGGAATACTATGAATATAATAAAAGAAATAAATAAACTAAATAAAAATGCTGAACATGAAAAAATTATTGAAATTATAACTGCAATTCCAAAAGAGCAAAGAGATACAGAACTTTTTAGCTTGCTTGCCAGAGCTTATAATAATACAAAAAGATATGATGAAGCATTGGATAATTTAATGTATATAAGAGAAGAATGCATTGACGATGCTTTATGGAATTATAGGATTGGTTATGCTTATTATTATAAAGGCGATAAAGAAAAAGCAGAAATGCATTTTAAAAAAGTTTATGATTTAAATAATGAAGATACAGACGCTTATAATTTTTATATGCTATGTACTGAAGATAAAGATGATGGAATAAATTTTGAAGAGAGAGTTAATAGGTTTTGGAAATGGTTTGAAGAAAATGAAAAAGTTATCTCTGATTATATAGATAAAAAATCTGATATGTCATCAGAGGAAATAATTAAATTTGTTTCTAATGGTGTAGGTTTAATATCTAATAATCTGAAGTTTAATTTCGGGGGTAATTATGAGTTTACATTTACTGTAGAAAGCAAAGAATATTTATTTTATCTTACTCCTAGAATATCAGCTGCTATGCCTGAGAAGTTAAAAAGTAAATGGAAATTCTTTCCTTATATGCCAAAACAAGATATAGATGATGCTAATTTTGTAGTATATGATAAAGATTTAAGTTTTAAAGAAATTTTAGTATCAGCTGAATATGATGAAGATGATAATTTCTTTAATTTGAAATTTTTTAATGAAAAGTTAAATCAATTAAATGAAAATTATGCTTATAATGCTTTTTATGTAATGCTTGAACATGCTGTAGGTGAGAATATATTCAAATTATATTTATTAGGAAATGTTAAAAAAAGTAATAAAAAACTTGATGGTATGATAGAGCTTACAAAACTTTATGACTTTATAATGGATACTCTAAAAAAAGAAAATAATGATATTATTACAGATCCTATAGATAACTATATAGATTATGACTGTATGCCTAAAAATAATTTCTTTAGAGAAGATATATTTATGGGTAGTACATGCTATAAGGAACTTATTAGTGATTATGCTGATGAGAATGTAAGGGCTATTGTTAATATTTCTAAAATGGGAGCAAGGGCTGTGTATTTAGCTTATGAATTGTTAGACAATAAAGACGATGTTTATGACGATGAAAATGTAAAAAAATTTCTTGATGAAAGAGATAAGATTGCAAATGAGCTTGAAAGTATAATGGGTGAGAAGGGAAGCGGCAAAGAAATAGGTATACTATTAGGCAGTGCTTTTGGAATACTATGCGGATATATAGATTTACTTTTATACAATCAAGATGAGTTTATAAAAAGAGCTGAAGAAGTATTAAAAAAATACAATCATAAATTTAAATTATTGAGATTCAGACAGTATTCAGAAACTATAAAGACATTTAATGATTAA
- a CDS encoding GNAT family N-acetyltransferase: MIKLIEMKNNLKNKNVYHQIFNEAFPIEERWNFEMILENKSNSRYKFYSILDDDKPIGLTMIWIFEKFYFGEYLAIDKNLRGKNYGSQVLNKIFDMHDDKLIVIEVEPYDLNDIAKRRINWYKRCGFILSDYDYDMPCIKDGKRDTMKMQIMTNKEIQTKEEYNNIITTLYDKVYNPRLDNINNWKEI, translated from the coding sequence ATGATTAAATTAATAGAAATGAAAAACAACTTAAAAAATAAAAATGTATATCATCAAATTTTTAATGAAGCTTTCCCAATCGAAGAGAGATGGAATTTTGAGATGATACTTGAAAATAAAAGCAACTCTAGATATAAGTTTTATTCTATTTTAGATGATGATAAACCAATAGGCTTAACTATGATTTGGATTTTTGAAAAGTTTTATTTTGGCGAATATCTTGCTATAGATAAAAATTTAAGAGGTAAAAATTACGGCTCACAAGTATTAAATAAAATATTTGATATGCATGATGATAAATTAATTGTTATAGAAGTAGAGCCTTATGACTTGAATGATATAGCAAAAAGAAGAATTAATTGGTATAAGAGATGCGGATTTATATTATCAGATTATGATTATGATATGCCTTGTATAAAAGATGGAAAAAGAGATACAATGAAAATGCAGATTATGACAAATAAAGAAATACAAACTAAAGAAGAATATAATAATATCATCACAACATTATATGATAAAGTTTATAACCCTAGATTAGATAATATTAATAATTGGAAAGAGATTTAA
- the lepB gene encoding signal peptidase I produces MNKKQILEIILASFLALFLAGFIRVFFFDTYIVSNKSMEPTFYEGDQILLLKNNFIFNNIKNFDVIVFRRGTNNLVKRVIGKEGDKVEIFEGGLYLNDELIRHRYYIFSKEDNAIYNIGKDEYFVLGDNISLSEDSRHFGLINKKDIVGHIILIFSPKRRFKLFNNFKSLSNY; encoded by the coding sequence ATGAATAAAAAACAGATTTTAGAGATAATATTAGCATCTTTTCTTGCTTTATTTTTGGCAGGATTTATTAGGGTATTTTTCTTTGACACTTATATAGTAAGCAATAAATCTATGGAGCCTACTTTTTATGAAGGCGACCAAATACTTCTTTTAAAAAATAATTTTATTTTTAATAATATTAAAAACTTTGATGTTATTGTTTTTAGAAGGGGTACTAATAATTTGGTGAAGCGTGTTATAGGAAAAGAGGGAGATAAAGTAGAGATTTTTGAAGGCGGATTATATTTAAATGATGAGCTTATAAGGCATAGATATTATATTTTTAGCAAAGAAGATAATGCCATTTACAATATTGGCAAAGATGAATATTTTGTTTTGGGCGATAATATATCTTTAAGCGAAGACAGCAGGCATTTCGGTCTTATAAACAAAAAAGATATAGTAGGGCATATTATATTAATATTTAGCCCAAAAAGAAGATTTAAATTATTTAATAATTTTAAATCTCTTTCCAATTATTAA
- the mutS gene encoding DNA mismatch repair protein MutS: MQETFFSEESSENVNKEEKLTPMMRQYKEIKDKYSDSILLFRMGDFYEVFFEDAKVVSELLGLTLTKRANVPMAGVPYHAIDNYLSKLVKSGRKIAICDQMEDPKTAKGIVKRDVTQVITPGTIAENKYLESKSNNYLASIIVSKSENNIAIGICDISTGELYVTEIENNNNNIKDFLDEICEEIIRFSPKEIMSIESVKESKIIKEIQNRFSNIFFSTTPNYTAEYSYAYKLLTNHFKTISLKSFGIEDKHLIVSLLGSLIYYLQELSKTSLEHISNIKLYNRKDSMTLDYATISSLEILETIRNDNNKMTLFDTIDKTKTSMGARYLKRIIVEPLLNIDEINKRLNNVEYFYKNQKFMYRIMDMLSDVGDIERLASKLALGRINPKELVSLKRFLFSSLQIITELVLNNFNDVNFEEISDIKIITDLIERAILEDPKIVLNEGDIIKDDYDEKLKKYNEARREGRTWISELENEYKAATTINNLKIRYNNVIGYYIEITKSNISLVPKDFIKRQTLVGSERYTTSKLMEYEKTINEANEKSYALEYDIFIEVRNKVNEYLTSILKMAKIISVIDVYVSLACLAAEENYTKPIITDDGIIDIKEGRHPVVEANLKNESFIANDTYLDNKNEHLLIITGPNMSGKSTYLRQTALIVLLAQIGSFVPAKSAKISIVDRIFTRVGASDNIAKGESTFLVEMNETAYILNHCTDKSLVIMDEIGRGTSTYDGLSIAWAIVEYLVNEENKKSKTLFATHYHELTMLEDLEGVKNYKVLVEEYKDEIIFMKKVIEGAAESSYGIYAAKIAGAPNKVIQRASEILKKLENEAGIQVENIEINNKKSPDILPFNSKADSKIDFDDKETKESEIEKEIKDLNINDITPIEALNLINKWKRDLNN; encoded by the coding sequence ATGCAAGAAACTTTTTTTTCAGAAGAATCATCAGAAAATGTAAACAAAGAAGAAAAACTCACGCCAATGATGAGGCAATACAAAGAGATTAAAGATAAATATAGCGATAGTATACTTTTGTTTAGAATGGGAGATTTTTACGAAGTATTTTTTGAAGATGCTAAAGTAGTTTCAGAGCTTTTAGGTCTTACTCTCACTAAAAGGGCAAATGTTCCAATGGCAGGTGTTCCATATCATGCTATAGATAATTATTTGTCAAAATTAGTAAAAAGCGGTAGGAAAATAGCTATATGCGACCAAATGGAAGACCCTAAAACGGCAAAAGGCATAGTAAAAAGAGATGTTACTCAAGTAATAACACCCGGCACTATTGCAGAAAACAAATATTTAGAATCAAAAAGCAATAATTATTTAGCTTCCATAATAGTTTCTAAAAGTGAGAATAATATTGCTATTGGTATATGCGATATATCTACGGGTGAATTGTATGTTACAGAAATTGAAAATAATAATAACAATATAAAAGACTTTTTAGATGAGATATGCGAAGAGATTATAAGATTTTCACCAAAAGAGATAATGAGTATAGAATCTGTAAAAGAAAGTAAGATAATAAAAGAAATACAAAACAGGTTTTCAAATATATTCTTTAGCACAACCCCAAATTATACAGCAGAATATTCTTATGCGTATAAATTATTAACTAATCATTTTAAGACAATATCATTAAAAAGCTTCGGTATAGAAGATAAGCATTTAATAGTTTCACTTCTTGGTTCTTTAATATATTATTTACAAGAATTATCAAAAACATCATTAGAGCATATATCAAACATCAAACTCTACAACAGAAAAGACTCTATGACATTAGACTATGCAACAATATCTAGTTTAGAGATTTTGGAAACTATAAGAAACGACAATAATAAGATGACATTGTTCGACACCATAGACAAAACAAAAACATCTATGGGAGCGAGATATTTAAAACGAATAATAGTAGAGCCTTTGCTTAATATTGATGAGATAAATAAAAGGCTTAATAATGTTGAATATTTTTATAAGAATCAGAAGTTTATGTATAGAATAATGGACATGCTTTCTGATGTGGGAGATATAGAGAGACTTGCTTCAAAATTAGCACTTGGTAGGATTAACCCTAAAGAGTTAGTGTCTTTAAAGAGGTTTTTATTTTCATCTTTGCAAATAATTACAGAGCTTGTGCTTAATAATTTTAATGATGTAAACTTTGAAGAGATAAGCGATATAAAAATTATTACAGATTTAATCGAAAGAGCAATATTGGAAGACCCTAAAATTGTATTAAATGAAGGCGACATTATAAAAGATGATTATGATGAAAAACTAAAAAAATATAATGAGGCAAGAAGAGAAGGAAGAACTTGGATAAGCGAATTAGAAAATGAATATAAAGCAGCTACTACAATTAACAATCTTAAAATAAGATATAATAATGTTATAGGATATTATATAGAGATAACAAAATCTAATATATCATTAGTTCCGAAAGATTTTATAAAAAGGCAAACATTGGTAGGAAGCGAGAGATACACTACAAGCAAACTTATGGAATATGAGAAAACTATAAACGAAGCTAATGAAAAAAGTTATGCTTTAGAATATGACATATTTATAGAAGTTCGTAATAAAGTTAATGAATATTTAACATCTATATTAAAAATGGCAAAGATAATATCGGTAATAGATGTTTATGTTTCTTTAGCTTGCCTTGCTGCAGAAGAAAATTATACAAAGCCTATTATAACAGATGACGGCATAATAGACATAAAAGAAGGAAGACACCCTGTAGTTGAAGCGAATTTAAAAAATGAAAGCTTTATAGCAAATGATACATATTTAGACAATAAAAATGAGCATTTGCTAATAATTACAGGCCCTAACATGAGCGGTAAAAGTACATATTTGAGGCAAACTGCTTTAATAGTACTTCTTGCACAGATTGGTTCATTTGTGCCTGCTAAGAGTGCTAAGATATCTATAGTTGATAGAATATTTACAAGAGTTGGGGCGAGCGATAATATAGCAAAGGGTGAGAGTACATTTTTGGTAGAGATGAATGAAACTGCTTATATACTTAATCATTGTACAGATAAAAGCCTTGTTATAATGGATGAGATAGGGAGAGGCACTTCTACTTATGATGGGCTTTCTATTGCTTGGGCTATAGTTGAATATTTAGTAAATGAAGAAAACAAAAAATCAAAAACATTATTTGCTACGCATTATCATGAGCTTACTATGCTTGAAGATTTGGAGGGAGTTAAAAATTATAAGGTATTAGTTGAAGAGTATAAAGATGAAATAATATTTATGAAAAAAGTTATTGAGGGGGCGGCTGAATCTAGTTATGGTATATATGCGGCAAAAATTGCAGGTGCTCCGAATAAAGTTATACAAAGAGCTTCAGAGATATTAAAAAAGCTTGAGAATGAGGCTGGCATACAAGTTGAGAATATAGAGATAAATAATAAAAAATCTCCAGACATTCTTCCTTTTAATTCTAAAGCAGATTCTAAGATTGATTTTGATGATAAAGAAACAAAAGAAAGCGAAATAGAAAAAGAAATTAAAGATTTAAATATTAATGATATCACTCCAATAGAGGCTCTTAATTTAATTAACAAATGGAAGAGAGATTTAAATAATTAA
- the eis gene encoding enhanced intracellular survival protein Eis, translated as MIDKDLINKKKKKFKIRYLTLKDLDDFNNLLRYAFQVSNNELITLGYEVDEIKQAKSAVLSKAKVLGWFDGNKLASQIAVYPMKMNIHGVIYKMAGITGVATYPEYSNLGLMNDLMIKSIENMKKEGQTISVLYPYSIPFYRRKGWEIISDKMSFTIKDTQLPKTMTSKGRVERVATDSDDLKELYNKFSYTRHGALIRGDLEWEEYWRWEVDDTIVALYYNDKNEAEGYLVYVIENDVFHIKEMVYINFEARLGLWNYISAHFSMVDEVKGYNYTNEPIAFLLEDSEIKETIRPYIMARITDVKGFINNYPFLRKPKNKKINLIIKDDMAKWNNASFMLYWNEDKNTVCKRISKEYKRNSKDRYIIKMDIKTLTTMLMSYKSPSYLYKIGRIESTANAIKLLESIIPKEQVYFSDYF; from the coding sequence ATGATTGATAAAGATTTAATAAATAAAAAAAAGAAAAAATTTAAAATCAGATATTTAACTTTAAAAGATTTGGATGATTTCAATAATTTATTAAGATATGCTTTTCAGGTGAGCAATAATGAACTTATTACTTTAGGATATGAAGTTGATGAAATAAAGCAGGCAAAATCTGCAGTATTAAGCAAGGCAAAGGTTTTAGGTTGGTTTGACGGAAATAAGTTAGCTTCTCAGATAGCAGTATACCCTATGAAAATGAATATTCATGGAGTGATATACAAAATGGCAGGTATTACAGGAGTTGCTACCTACCCAGAATATTCTAATCTTGGTCTTATGAATGATTTGATGATAAAAAGTATTGAAAACATGAAAAAAGAGGGGCAGACTATATCTGTATTATATCCGTATTCTATTCCTTTCTACAGAAGAAAAGGGTGGGAGATAATATCTGACAAAATGAGCTTTACTATAAAAGACACTCAGCTTCCTAAAACTATGACTAGTAAAGGAAGAGTGGAGAGAGTTGCTACAGACAGCGATGATTTGAAAGAGCTTTATAATAAATTTTCTTATACTAGGCATGGTGCTTTAATTCGAGGAGATTTGGAGTGGGAAGAGTATTGGAGATGGGAAGTTGATGACACTATAGTTGCTTTATATTATAATGATAAAAATGAAGCTGAGGGCTATTTGGTTTATGTTATTGAAAATGATGTGTTTCATATAAAAGAGATGGTTTATATTAATTTTGAAGCTAGGCTTGGGCTTTGGAATTATATATCTGCACATTTCTCTATGGTTGATGAAGTTAAAGGATACAACTACACAAATGAACCTATAGCATTTTTGCTTGAAGATAGCGAAATAAAAGAAACTATAAGACCATACATTATGGCGAGAATTACAGATGTTAAAGGATTTATTAATAATTATCCTTTTTTAAGAAAGCCAAAAAACAAAAAAATTAATTTAATAATTAAAGATGATATGGCTAAGTGGAATAATGCAAGCTTTATGCTTTATTGGAATGAAGATAAAAACACAGTATGTAAAAGAATATCAAAAGAATATAAAAGAAACTCAAAAGACAGATATATTATAAAAATGGACATAAAAACTTTAACTACTATGCTTATGAGCTATAAAAGCCCATCATATCTTTATAAAATAGGAAGGATAGAATCAACAGCTAATGCTATCAAACTTTTAGAAAGTATCATACCTAAAGAACAAGTTTATTTCTCTGATTATTTTTAA
- a CDS encoding restriction endonuclease subunit S — translation MSKFEELLKKHCADGVEWKNLGDVSEIKSGRNKIKNETGKYPVYGSTGIIAYSDDYVFDKPHILIARVGVNAGYIHIADGLYDVSDNTLIITELNSDIYFKYMYYILINARLNNYIKGGGIPLITAGEIKNISIPIPPIEIQKEIVRILDTFTKYQDLLNKELELRKKQYEYYRDKLLTFGDEVEYKTVGDVGLVTKLAGFEFTKYVTYSNKGKIIALRGLNVKNGRLNLDEVKYIDESDLTKLTRSKLYIDDMLFTYVGTIGEVALIDKNDKYYLAPNVALIRFDKKIILPKFMIYYFQSNIFFNTQINKLLQSSSMKNIPMEKIRKFLVPIPPLEEQERIVKILDQFDTLCNDITRGLPAEIELRKKQYEYYRDKLLTFKEKKK, via the coding sequence ATGAGTAAATTTGAAGAGTTATTAAAAAAACACTGTGCTGACGGCGTGGAATGGAAAAATCTTGGTGATGTATCAGAAATTAAATCAGGAAGAAACAAAATAAAAAATGAAACTGGAAAATATCCTGTCTATGGTTCTACTGGTATAATAGCATATTCTGATGATTATGTTTTTGATAAGCCACATATATTAATTGCCCGCGTTGGTGTTAATGCAGGTTATATTCATATTGCTGATGGTTTATATGATGTATCAGACAACACATTAATAATAACAGAATTAAATTCAGATATATATTTTAAATATATGTATTACATCTTAATCAATGCTAGATTGAATAATTATATAAAAGGTGGTGGTATTCCGCTTATAACAGCTGGTGAAATAAAAAATATTTCAATTCCAATACCGCCAATAGAAATACAAAAAGAGATAGTTCGTATATTAGACACTTTTACAAAATATCAAGATTTATTAAATAAAGAATTAGAATTAAGAAAAAAGCAGTATGAGTATTACAGAGACAAGCTGTTGACTTTCGGCGACGAGGTTGAATATAAAACAGTTGGAGATGTAGGATTAGTAACAAAATTGGCAGGATTTGAATTTACAAAATATGTTACTTATTCTAATAAAGGCAAAATAATTGCTTTAAGAGGTCTTAATGTTAAAAATGGAAGACTAAATTTAGATGAAGTAAAATATATTGATGAAAGTGATTTAACAAAATTAACAAGAAGTAAATTATATATTGATGATATGTTATTTACTTATGTTGGAACTATTGGAGAAGTTGCGTTAATAGATAAAAATGATAAATATTATTTAGCTCCAAATGTTGCTTTAATAAGATTTGATAAAAAAATAATACTTCCTAAATTTATGATATACTATTTTCAAAGTAATATTTTTTTTAATACACAAATTAATAAATTATTACAGTCTTCTTCAATGAAAAATATTCCAATGGAAAAAATAAGAAAATTTTTAGTTCCAATACCGCCTTTGGAGGAGCAGGAACGTATCGTTAAAATACTTGACCAATTCGACACGCTATGCAATGACATCACTAGGGGGCTGCCTGCTGAGATTGAATTGCGTAAAAAGCAGTACGAGTATTATAGAGATAAATTACTTACTTTTAAGGAGAAGAAGAAATAA
- a CDS encoding ABC transporter ATP-binding protein has protein sequence MNIKIINISKTFSLGVNKLDACKDISLDINQGDYISFVGHTGSGKSTLLSIIGGILKPTSGSIYYDSYKLDNPSEEVLSSFRREYFSYIFQYPVIIPTINVLDNILIPLAFKHKITDEKINQTKENIELFGLKEKIHLKAAHLSGGEMKKVAILRALAYGCKCLIADEPTSDLDPETTTLLMEILNTLNNQGTTIIMVTHAHNIAAHAKNVYEMSEGKIVRCLK, from the coding sequence ATGAATATAAAAATTATTAATATTTCTAAAACTTTTTCTTTAGGTGTAAATAAATTAGATGCTTGTAAGGATATTAGTTTAGATATTAACCAAGGAGATTATATAAGTTTTGTAGGGCATACTGGAAGCGGTAAGAGCACTCTATTAAGCATTATAGGAGGTATATTAAAGCCTACAAGCGGTTCTATATATTATGACTCTTACAAACTTGATAACCCTTCAGAAGAAGTATTATCTAGCTTTAGAAGAGAATATTTTTCATATATATTTCAATATCCTGTTATTATACCTACAATTAATGTATTAGATAATATATTAATACCTTTAGCTTTCAAGCATAAAATTACAGATGAAAAAATAAATCAAACAAAAGAAAACATAGAATTATTCGGACTAAAAGAAAAAATACACCTAAAAGCAGCACATCTATCAGGCGGTGAGATGAAAAAAGTAGCAATACTTAGAGCTTTAGCCTATGGATGTAAATGCCTAATAGCAGATGAACCAACGAGCGATTTAGACCCAGAAACAACTACTTTGCTTATGGAAATATTAAATACTCTCAACAATCAAGGAACTACAATCATTATGGTAACGCATGCTCATAATATAGCTGCACATGCCAAAAATGTATATGAAATGTCTGAAGGCAAAATTGTAAGATGCCTCAAATAA
- the gdhA gene encoding NADP-specific glutamate dehydrogenase — MNEQLEAIYNKIVKRNPGEVEFHQAVKEVLSTLEVVLKKKPHYIEQKIIERMCEPERQIMFRVPWMDDKGEIQVNRGFRVQFSSVIGPYKGGLRFHPSVYLGIIKFLSFEQIFKNALTGLPIGGGKGGSDFDPKGKSDNEVMRFCQSFMTELQRHIGYDIDVPAGDIGVGGREIGYLFGQYKRLKNRFEAGVLTGKGLGYGGSLVRTEATGYGLVYFTDLMLKTNGKNGFEGKKVVVSGSGNVAIYAMEKASQLGAKVVACSDSNGVIYDENGINLDTVKRLKEVERKRIKEYADVYKNAKYIENGNIWDIACDIAMPCATQNELDAKSAETLVKNGCISVTEGANMPCTPEAVDIFQKAGVLFAPGKATNAGGVATSALEMQQNASMDKWDFDYTDNKLKNIMTNIHNTCYATAEEYGFKGDYLKGANIAGFVKVADIMIPYGLV, encoded by the coding sequence ATGAATGAACAATTAGAAGCAATTTACAACAAAATAGTAAAAAGAAATCCCGGTGAAGTTGAATTTCACCAAGCAGTGAAAGAAGTATTAAGTACTTTAGAAGTTGTATTAAAGAAAAAACCTCATTATATTGAACAGAAAATAATAGAAAGAATGTGTGAACCTGAAAGACAAATTATGTTCAGAGTTCCTTGGATGGATGATAAAGGGGAAATACAGGTAAATAGAGGTTTCCGTGTACAATTCTCAAGTGTTATAGGGCCATACAAAGGCGGACTTCGTTTTCACCCTTCTGTATATTTAGGTATTATCAAATTTTTAAGCTTTGAACAAATATTTAAAAATGCATTAACAGGATTACCTATAGGCGGTGGTAAAGGCGGTTCTGACTTTGACCCTAAAGGAAAAAGTGATAATGAAGTTATGCGTTTCTGCCAAAGCTTTATGACAGAACTTCAAAGACATATAGGTTATGATATTGATGTTCCTGCAGGTGATATAGGGGTTGGCGGAAGAGAAATTGGATACTTATTTGGTCAATATAAAAGACTTAAAAATAGATTTGAGGCAGGTGTATTGACAGGTAAAGGCTTAGGTTACGGCGGTTCTTTAGTTCGTACTGAAGCTACTGGTTATGGACTTGTATATTTCACTGACCTTATGCTTAAAACTAATGGAAAAAATGGTTTTGAAGGTAAAAAAGTAGTAGTTTCTGGTTCTGGCAATGTTGCTATATATGCTATGGAAAAAGCTAGTCAATTAGGAGCTAAAGTTGTTGCTTGTTCTGACTCTAACGGAGTTATTTATGATGAAAACGGCATTAATTTAGATACTGTAAAAAGATTAAAAGAAGTAGAGAGAAAAAGAATAAAAGAATATGCTGATGTGTACAAAAATGCTAAATATATTGAAAATGGAAACATTTGGGATATTGCATGCGACATTGCTATGCCTTGTGCTACTCAAAATGAACTTGATGCTAAGAGTGCTGAGACATTAGTTAAAAACGGATGTATATCTGTTACTGAAGGAGCTAATATGCCTTGTACTCCTGAAGCTGTTGATATATTCCAAAAAGCTGGAGTATTATTCGCACCCGGAAAAGCTACTAATGCTGGCGGTGTTGCTACTTCTGCTTTAGAGATGCAGCAAAATGCTTCTATGGATAAATGGGATTTTGATTATACTGATAACAAGCTTAAAAACATTATGACTAATATACACAATACTTGTTATGCAACTGCTGAAGAGTATGGATTTAAAGGTGATTATTTGAAAGGTGCTAATATAGCAGGATTTGTGAAAGTTGCTGATATTATGATTCCTTATGGGTTAGTATAA